The segment GGCCTCGGGTGTCTACGGGGACGGGGCacaccgcctctctgggcaacctgcgtCAGTGCTTCACCGCCCTTAGTGTAAAAACTTCGTTACCTGTAGACCCTCAAAGTACCACATGGCCTGCACAAACTGCGCGTACGGGAACACAGGCAACCTCGGAGGTTCCAGCACGTCCCGGCAGGCAGGCGCGGCCCGCTCCCGAGGGCTGTCGGCCGAAGCTGCCCGCACCGAGCCGGGGTTACAGCCCGCCCCGCGGCACGGGGCTGCGCGAAGCTGCCGCGGAGCAGCGAGGGATCCTCGGAAATGCAAATCCGCGCTCTGTGGGGGGATCCCAGCGCACCGGCCGGGCTGGTTTGGTTGCATTCGTGCCCTCAGCCTTAGAGGCTTTTACTGGCGTTTACCTTCTAAGCGGCAGCGTGATTCACCCCACGAAACCCGAGGCGCTGCCCAAAGACGAACTCGGGAACGCGTCAGACCGGGCAGAGCCCATCTGTTGGACGGTACCCGTTGGGTTTTTATGAAAAACAGCGAGCCCCGCTCCTCGTGGCCACGCCAGGGGCAGGCGGGCAGGCGGGCCGCGGCCCGAGCCAGCGCGCCCCGACAGGAGGCGGCAGGGAGCAGCGCCCAGCGCCCCGCTGCGCACCCAGCCGCTTCCCCCGCCAATTCCCAGCGCGGCGCCGGGCGGCCAACGCCTTTCTGCTCCCCGTAAGGACTACAGCCCCCAGCACGCACCGCGGAACGCCGGGCGCGGCGCACGCTGGGATTTGCGGTTTTTTTCCCCGCAGCCCGGCGCATGCGCGTGTGGTTGGAAGCCGCCATGCCGGAGGGGAAGGCCGCGTTCCGGGAGGTGCTGCCCAAACAAGGTACGGGCGGAGGGTGGGACGCGGCCCGGGCCCCGGCCCCGCGAGCCGGTCGATGAGCGCGCCGCTCTCTCTCCCCCGCAGGGCAGCTGTCGGTGGAGGACGCGGCAGGCATGGTGCTGTGCAAGCCCAAGGTGCTGCCCCTCAAGTCGGTGTCGCTGGagaagctggagcagctgcagcgcGCGGCGATGGAGGCGGCGCGGCCGCCCGAGGGGACTCCGGGCGCTCAGCCGCAGCCCTAGGCGGGTGCCAGGTACCGGCCGCGCGCCGCCGGGCTCCATGCGTCTGCTTCCCTCAGAGCGGCACTGGGAACGGGCCTGCGCGGCCTCAGGGGGCGGCGTTCCTCCCGGAGAGCCGCAGCGCGGGGAGGGACGGACACGGGGGAGCCTCAGCAGCATTGTAATACGCTCTGACATAAACCCATCGCTCTTGAGAAGAGGCTCGTTAATTCCGCATCGTCAGTTCTTACCATTGGTTTAATTGCTTCAGCCTACAGCTGCTCccagggagcggaggggcagcgctgagctctgaCAGCGACAGAGCCCGAGGGGACCGGCCCCGAGCCGCGTCGGGGCTGGGCAGGAACGGGGGAGGCTGTGCCCCGAGGGCGGTGGGCACGCCGCTCTCAGAAACGCGGTTTAACGTCGGCTGATCTTGTGTGGAGCCAGCGGCTGCGCTCGCTCCTTTTTTGTCCCCTTCGGTACTTACTGAGAGCTCTGCGTACTGCCATACAAAAGGAGGGTGGTAGAAGTACGGCTCACTGCGCGTGCTTCAGAGATTGGAACAGCGTAAAAGCAAAAGGCAGGAAGGAGAGCgtcacaaaaaaatatttttaatatgtttttaccagaatttttcacttttccagtTACATAGAAAAAATGACCGGGTTGGTACGTGGTGGCTGGAACATCTAAAACCGACCAGTGGAACAGGTGAATTTGGCCAATGACCCAGCTCTCTTTTCTTGGgctctttaaaacaaagaaacagctattttttcctcccaaagcACAGTATTTCATCAGCAGCAATGAAAGGGATCACAGCAGCTTAACTTCACCCTTCTAGGAAGCTTTGTATGAATCAGGgattttacactgaaaacacTGTCCTTGAAAGAAATAGCGGCAGTCAGACGTGGATGCAAACATGGAATGAGTAGGTCATAAACGTATGGCACTTACAAAAAGATAGCTTATTTGAAGGCACCACCACAACAGAGTGGCCAGCTGGTCTACTGTATGCCCCAAGAAAGaactttcctttctgaaatttataaaactatttaaaaaaagtgatttgTACCCAAAACACgtgctcttaaaaaaatatgaactgtGCTAAGCAACTCTTAGAAATTTGGTATatcatatatgcatatacatatatacatacacacgtGCCAAAATAGCCCGtgtgtttgtatatatatatagatacctatcttttttccctttcaactTCTAAGGCTTCAGGAGTTGGTTCCAACATTCAGTAGCTTTCTAGCTTAAGCCGGCCTCCATCCCCTTCACTCACAAAACGCTTCCTGCCCCtgtaaagaaatagaaagtaTATTTTCAGGACGTTTACAGTAGCAACgcttctttttctcatctatCATTGTGAAGAATCTTCTCT is part of the Numida meleagris isolate 19003 breed g44 Domestic line chromosome 5, NumMel1.0, whole genome shotgun sequence genome and harbors:
- the BBIP1 gene encoding BBSome-interacting protein 1, producing MRVWLEAAMPEGKAAFREVLPKQGQLSVEDAAGMVLCKPKVLPLKSVSLEKLEQLQRAAMEAARPPEGTPGAQPQP